Proteins from a genomic interval of Lycium ferocissimum isolate CSIRO_LF1 chromosome 2, AGI_CSIRO_Lferr_CH_V1, whole genome shotgun sequence:
- the LOC132043970 gene encoding non-classical arabinogalactan protein 31-like: MGFVPTKSFGFVLALLLITSFTVLGQNVDGIVTSELAPHSLVSFPPVEAPKAHKGGHHHHHHHKHSQAPASSPTHSSPTPTPSSSPVKPPSPPVKPPTPPAHSPVKPPSPLPTRKFVGVRGVVYCKSCKYRGVNTLLGASPIQGAVVKLACNNTKYHLTSLATTDKNGYFFIQPKWLTTAGYHKCKVFLAKSPKPECSVPTNFHNGQTGAMLTPAPPSPMTSSKPVVDKEPGVKLFDVGPFAFEPSKNLPCK; encoded by the exons atgggttTTGTTCCAACAAAGTCCTTTGGTTTTGTTCTTGCTTTACTACTAATTACTTCATTCACAGTTCTTGGCCAAAATGTTGATGGCATTGTCACTTCAGAACTAGCCCCTCATTCACTTGTTAGCTTCCCACCTGTTGAAGCCCCAAAGGCTCATAAAGGTggccatcaccaccaccaccaccacaaacACTCTCAAGCCCCAGCTTCTTCTCCAACTCACTCTtcaccaacaccaacaccatCATCATCACCAGTTAAGCCACCATCTCCACCAGTTAAACCACCAACTCCACCAGCTCATTCACCAGTAAAGCCACCATCTCCACTTCCAACAAGGAAGTTTGTAGGTGTTAGAGGAGTTGTTTACTGCAAATCTTGCAAGTATAGAGGTGTTAATACCCTCTTGGGAGCTTCTCCAATTCAGg GAGCTGTGGTGAAGCTGGCATGCAACAACACAAAGTACCACTTAACAAGCCTAGCCACAACAGACAAGAATGGTTACTTCTTCATCCAACCAAAGTGGTTGACTACAGCAGGCTACCACAAGTGCAAGGTTTTCCTAGCAAAATCACCAAAACCAGAATGCAGTGTCCCAACAAATTTCCACAATGGTCAAACTGGAGCCATGTTGACCCCTGCACCCCCATCTCCCATGACATCATCAAAACCAGTGGTGGATAAAGAGCCTGGGGTTAAGCTCTTTGATGTTGGCCCTTTTGCTTTTGAACCCTCAAAGAATCTGCCCTGCAAGTGA